The Amycolatopsis sp. QT-25 genomic sequence CTCCGTGCCAGCGCCGCGGATCCTGCGAGCTTCACGCGGTTTTCGGTGTGGGACCACCGCTTGCGGCCCCTGCTCCATTTCCCGCGACGACCGACGCCGTCCGCTCTGCTGATCGGCCGTATCCCGTTGCGCACCCTGCTTTGCGAGGGCCTGCACGAGACGGTGCGCTTCGGCCGCGAGTTCACTCGATCGAGTGTTTCCGCCGACGGGAAGGTGACCGCGTACTTCGCGAAGGGAGCTCCCGTTCAAGGCGACCTGCTGATCGGCGCGGACGGTGCCCGGTCACGGGTGGCGCCGGCGCTCGCCGGCCGTCCCACGGCTCACCCGCTGACCGCCCGCGGAGTGGCCGGACGGACGCCGCTCACGACCGCGGTCCGGAGACTTCTGCCTCCGGCGATCACCTGCGGCCCGGGGTTCGCCATCGGACCGGGCGGCACCGGCATGTTCCTTTCCGCTCATACGCCCGGCACGGAGGTGGAGCAGAGCGACATCGCACCGGTCCTCGAATCGCCCTATCTGCTCTGGGGGATCACGACGACCGAACCCGAAACCGGCGAAGAACACCCGCTCGAGGACGCGCAGGCCTTGCTGCACCGATGGTCGCCCGCCGCGCGGGCTCTCCTGGACCTCGCGGATCCGGCATCGGGCACTTCGTTCCCGTACTTCGCGGCCGACCCCACGAAGGGCCTGATGCCGTGGCCCGCCGGTCGGGTGACCGCGTTGGGAGACGCGGTGCACGCGATGCCGCCGACCGGTGGACGCGGAGCCGCCACGGCCGTCCGCGACGCCGACCTGCTCACCGAACGGATCATCGACGTGCACCGCGGCGTCACGCCGGTGAACACCGCGATGGCCCGCTATCAGGGCGGGGTCGAGGGCTACGCACATGAGGCACTGCGCGAGTCGCTGCAACCCCTGATCTGGCAGAGACGGCTCCGGCATCCGCTGGCTTATCACGTGGCGCGCCCAGCCTTGAAGGTCACCGGAGCGGCCATTCGCCTTCGTTCGGCACTGGCAGGCTCAGCCCTCCGGGACCGAGGCGGCGAGCCGGTCGTTGGCCAGCGTGAGCAGGTCCCGCGCACGGCCGAGTTCCGCGATCGCGCCGTCGGGGACGATCACCCCGTACCGGTTTTTCAGCAGGGCCTCGGTCTGTAGCAGTGCGAGCGAGTCGTAGCCCAGGCTGTCGAGTTCCGCATCCAGGAAGGTGTCGAGATCGAGAGCGGCGTCCACCTCTCCACCCGCTTCGACCATCACTTCGCGCAGTTGTTCACCGGTCATCATCGTGTGCTCCTTCTCGTTTTCGGTCAGACAGGGGTGACGACGAGGGCGGAGTTGAATCCGCCCTGACCACGGGCCAGCACCAGCGCGGCGCGTACCACGGCCTGACGCGGCTCTCCGATGACGAGGTCCAGGCCGTACTCCGGCGCGGCCGCGGTCACGTGGACGGTCGGCGGGACCAGCTCGTCGCGCAGGCCCAGCAGCGCGGTCGCGACATCGAGCGCCGCACCACCG encodes the following:
- a CDS encoding NAD(P)/FAD-dependent oxidoreductase — encoded protein: MKVVVIGAGIGGLVLAHGLRAAGVEVTVFERDRAPADTGGYRLHLDAEACEILDRRLPPAVCRALRASAADPASFTRFSVWDHRLRPLLHFPRRPTPSALLIGRIPLRTLLCEGLHETVRFGREFTRSSVSADGKVTAYFAKGAPVQGDLLIGADGARSRVAPALAGRPTAHPLTARGVAGRTPLTTAVRRLLPPAITCGPGFAIGPGGTGMFLSAHTPGTEVEQSDIAPVLESPYLLWGITTTEPETGEEHPLEDAQALLHRWSPAARALLDLADPASGTSFPYFAADPTKGLMPWPAGRVTALGDAVHAMPPTGGRGAATAVRDADLLTERIIDVHRGVTPVNTAMARYQGGVEGYAHEALRESLQPLIWQRRLRHPLAYHVARPALKVTGAAIRLRSALAGSALRDRGGEPVVGQREQVPRTAEFRDRAVGDDHPVPVFQQGLGL